Proteins encoded within one genomic window of Polaribacter sp. NJDZ03:
- a CDS encoding DUF4294 domain-containing protein yields the protein MKKLLYTYIILISAISFSQTQEKDSLPINLDDYVFVKPGDTLVVNLNEFSLLPKHKFKSRDDIRYYLWFRRKVFRAYPYAQLASERLDSLNVRLEKIESKSKRRKYTRMIQKYIEGEFTDQIKKMTTTEGRILIKLIHRQTGETAFGNIKELRSGWKAFWYNTTANVFKLSLKTEYHPETENEDYLIEDILQRAFQDGKLKPQQSKLNFDFAKIIIERKSEINIEEYKLFFAKMRKKGKIRKSKD from the coding sequence TTGAAAAAACTTCTTTACACATATATAATATTAATTTCTGCAATTTCATTTTCTCAAACACAAGAAAAAGATTCGTTACCTATTAATCTAGACGATTATGTTTTTGTAAAGCCAGGAGATACGTTGGTGGTAAATCTCAATGAATTCTCCTTGTTGCCAAAACATAAATTCAAATCTAGAGATGATATTCGGTATTATCTATGGTTTCGTAGAAAAGTATTTAGAGCCTACCCTTATGCACAACTTGCTTCAGAAAGGTTAGATTCCTTAAATGTAAGATTAGAAAAAATTGAATCAAAAAGTAAGAGACGAAAGTACACAAGAATGATTCAAAAATATATAGAAGGCGAGTTTACAGATCAAATTAAAAAGATGACTACCACAGAAGGTAGAATTCTCATAAAGTTGATCCACCGTCAAACAGGTGAAACAGCATTCGGTAATATAAAAGAATTAAGAAGCGGTTGGAAAGCCTTTTGGTACAATACAACGGCAAATGTTTTTAAACTTTCATTAAAAACAGAATACCATCCAGAAACAGAAAATGAAGATTATCTAATAGAAGATATCTTGCAACGCGCATTTCAAGATGGTAAGCTTAAGCCTCAACAGTCAAAACTCAATTTCGATTTCGCTAAAATAATCATAGAAAGAAAGTCGGAAATTAATATAGAAGAATACAAACTGTTTTTTGCTAAAATGCGTAAAAAAGGAAAAATTAGAAAATCAAAGGATTAA
- the ligA gene encoding NAD-dependent DNA ligase LigA translates to MTIQQKIVALRDELNTHNYNYYGLDNASISDYEFDIKLKELEKLEAENPEFFDPNSPTQRVGGTVTKNFNTVVHKNRMYSLSNSYSKEDLLDWEERVQKVLGTTDVEYTCELKFDGASINLTYENGQFVKAVTRGDGFQGDEVTPNIKTIRSIPLSIKEDFVSNFEMRGEIILPIEGFNKMNEERVENGEEEYRNPRNTASGSLKLQDSTEVAKRPLDCLLYQVVTEERKYKTHFESLENARKVGFKVPETITLVKSIDEVFDFITNWDTKRHSLPYETDGIVVKVNNLYQQEELGYTAKAPRWAIAYKFKAEQVSTVLKEITYQVGRTGAITPVANLEPVQLAGTTVKRASLHNADQISKLDIRVGDTVFVEKGGEIIPKIIAVDFTKRPQDSEHTIYATNCPVCNTELIRTEGDAKHYCPNEFGCAPQITGRIQHFISRKAMDIDGLGGETVDLLRKEGLVKSYADLYDLTVDQVIPLERMAEKSAQNMIDGIIKSKEIPFEKVLFALGIRFVGETVAKKLAKHFKSIDNLMSADLETLISVDEIGERIAQSIIEFSTNQENIDLINRLKISGVQLEVSAESLENQTDKLAGQIFVVSGVFYQMSRNELKKAIEDNGGKVSSSISKKTNFIVAGDNMGPSKLTKAQDLGVEIISEQDFINKIS, encoded by the coding sequence ATGACAATTCAACAAAAAATAGTAGCACTTCGTGATGAATTAAATACACATAATTACAATTATTATGGGTTAGATAACGCATCAATTTCAGATTACGAGTTCGATATAAAATTAAAAGAATTAGAAAAGTTAGAAGCGGAAAACCCTGAGTTTTTTGATCCAAATTCTCCAACGCAAAGAGTAGGAGGTACGGTAACAAAAAACTTTAATACGGTTGTTCATAAAAATAGAATGTATTCTTTAAGCAACTCCTATTCTAAAGAAGATTTATTAGATTGGGAAGAAAGAGTGCAAAAAGTTTTAGGAACAACAGATGTAGAATATACATGTGAGTTAAAATTTGATGGGGCTTCCATCAATTTAACTTATGAAAATGGTCAGTTTGTTAAAGCGGTAACACGTGGCGACGGTTTTCAGGGAGATGAAGTAACCCCTAATATAAAAACAATTCGTTCTATTCCTTTAAGTATAAAAGAAGACTTCGTTTCCAATTTCGAAATGCGAGGAGAAATCATTTTACCTATTGAAGGTTTTAATAAAATGAATGAAGAGCGTGTAGAAAACGGAGAAGAAGAATATAGAAATCCAAGAAATACCGCAAGCGGAAGCTTAAAATTGCAAGACAGTACAGAAGTTGCAAAAAGACCTTTAGATTGTTTGTTATATCAAGTGGTAACGGAAGAACGTAAATATAAAACCCATTTTGAGAGTTTAGAAAACGCTAGAAAAGTTGGTTTTAAAGTTCCAGAAACCATCACTTTGGTAAAATCTATTGATGAAGTTTTCGATTTCATCACCAATTGGGATACAAAACGACACAGTTTACCTTACGAAACTGACGGAATTGTAGTTAAAGTAAATAATTTATATCAACAAGAAGAATTAGGGTACACAGCAAAAGCACCAAGATGGGCAATTGCGTATAAGTTTAAAGCCGAACAAGTTTCAACGGTTTTAAAAGAAATTACGTATCAGGTTGGTAGAACCGGCGCAATAACTCCGGTCGCAAATTTAGAACCTGTGCAATTAGCTGGTACAACAGTAAAAAGAGCCTCATTACACAATGCAGATCAAATTTCAAAATTAGATATTAGAGTAGGAGATACTGTTTTTGTGGAAAAAGGAGGAGAAATTATTCCTAAGATTATTGCAGTAGATTTTACAAAACGACCACAAGATTCTGAACATACAATTTACGCAACCAATTGTCCGGTGTGTAATACAGAATTGATAAGAACAGAAGGAGATGCAAAGCATTATTGTCCAAACGAGTTTGGATGTGCTCCTCAAATTACAGGAAGAATTCAGCATTTTATTTCTAGAAAAGCCATGGATATTGATGGTCTAGGAGGTGAAACGGTAGATTTATTACGAAAAGAAGGACTTGTTAAAAGTTATGCTGATTTATATGATCTAACAGTAGATCAGGTTATTCCGTTAGAAAGAATGGCAGAGAAATCTGCTCAGAATATGATTGACGGAATTATCAAATCGAAAGAAATTCCATTCGAAAAAGTATTATTTGCACTCGGAATTCGTTTTGTAGGAGAAACGGTAGCTAAAAAATTAGCAAAACATTTTAAATCAATAGACAATTTAATGTCTGCAGATTTAGAAACGTTAATAAGCGTAGACGAAATAGGAGAGAGAATAGCGCAAAGCATTATTGAATTTTCTACGAACCAAGAAAATATCGATTTAATAAATCGTTTAAAAATATCCGGAGTTCAATTAGAAGTTTCTGCTGAAAGTTTAGAAAATCAAACAGATAAATTAGCCGGACAAATATTTGTAGTGTCTGGTGTTTTTTATCAAATGAGTAGAAATGAATTAAAGAAAGCTATTGAAGACAATGGCGGAAAAGTAAGTTCATCAATCTCTAAAAAAACAAATTTTATTGTTGCTGGCGATAATATGGGGCCATCTAAACTTACAAAAGCACAAGATTTAGGAGTAGAAATTATTTCTGAGCAAGATTTTATAAATAAGATTAGTTAA